From the Candidatus Bathyarchaeota archaeon A05DMB-5 genome, one window contains:
- a CDS encoding EamA family transporter, with translation MKIKVVTAFLAVYLIWGSTYLAIRFVIESLPPFFMAGTRFLVAGAILYIFARLRGVEGETKGDWSRAFVLSGLMLLGGHGAVVWAEQWVPSGLACLLVGTVPLWMVFLDWMWNKHKPNVKVVGGVVLGFVGVILLVGGVESLGASSVDLAGAGIIVFGTFLWANGSLYSRSAKQPRSQLLATALEMVAGGLLLFLVSLATGELSRVRLDLISMRSLVSWIYLVVFGALVAFTCYIWLLKVTTPAKVSTYAYVNPIVAMFLGWALANEPITTRNVAAATIILTAVAIITAYEAHKKNRKTSKNSAK, from the coding sequence TTGAAGATTAAGGTGGTAACGGCTTTTTTGGCAGTTTATCTTATTTGGGGTTCGACTTACCTAGCGATTAGGTTTGTTATTGAGTCGTTGCCGCCGTTCTTCATGGCTGGGACACGGTTTTTGGTTGCGGGAGCGATTTTGTATATTTTTGCTCGATTGCGTGGTGTGGAAGGCGAAACTAAGGGTGATTGGAGTCGTGCTTTTGTTTTGAGCGGGTTAATGTTGTTGGGTGGGCATGGTGCTGTTGTGTGGGCTGAACAGTGGGTGCCTTCTGGTTTGGCATGTTTGTTGGTCGGTACTGTGCCTTTATGGATGGTTTTTCTGGACTGGATGTGGAACAAGCATAAGCCAAACGTTAAGGTTGTTGGTGGAGTAGTTTTGGGTTTTGTCGGCGTTATCTTGCTTGTTGGTGGAGTAGAAAGTTTAGGCGCTAGTAGCGTTGACCTTGCTGGAGCTGGAATTATCGTGTTTGGTACTTTCTTGTGGGCCAATGGTTCATTGTATTCGCGTTCTGCCAAACAACCAAGGTCACAGTTGTTAGCCACCGCGTTGGAAATGGTTGCGGGTGGATTGTTGTTGTTTTTGGTAAGTTTAGCAACTGGCGAGCTGAGCCGTGTAAGACTGGATTTGATTTCCATGCGTTCGCTGGTTAGCTGGATTTATCTCGTCGTGTTTGGCGCGCTTGTTGCATTTACTTGTTACATTTGGCTGTTGAAGGTGACTACGCCGGCGAAGGTTTCGACATACGCTTATGTAAACCCGATTGTGGCGATGTTTCTTGGTTGGGCGCTGGCAAATGAGCCTATAACTACGAGAAATGTGGCAGCCGCAACTATAATCCTCACAGCAGTAGCCATAATAACCGCGTATGAAGCACACAAAAAGAACCGAAAAACAAGTAAAAATAGCGCCAAATAA
- a CDS encoding deoxyhypusine synthase yields the protein MIDEYFKRKVEAIEVKEKSISQLLAEMSRTAYQGRKLGEAVEVWEAMLKEKNLTIIMGFSGSMSTAGQWKIVNWLMENRFIDVLVSTGANVSEDIVDAMGFGYWQGSHMVNDEALLKADINRYYDVFGKESDYRKMEELMTDFLLTLRMDFTYSSMELLYLFGKWLSKKGIKSIAAVAAENNVPIFCPAISDSAYGEAFLMAKNMGHPIVVDSVKEFDQFVGIGEKTKDIGVVYIGGGVPKDFTQLIAISVSPKTMDKGVPGREGFKRKSVQEYYYPHKYAIQITTDSPQWGGLSGCTLEEAVSWGKIHSEGKKAVCYCDATIALPLITHALNERVKAKRKAPDLSWLFSQVV from the coding sequence ATGATTGATGAGTATTTTAAGAGAAAAGTTGAAGCCATAGAAGTAAAAGAAAAAAGCATTTCTCAGCTTTTGGCGGAGATGAGCAGAACAGCCTATCAAGGAAGAAAACTTGGAGAAGCTGTGGAAGTTTGGGAAGCCATGCTGAAAGAAAAGAACTTAACAATTATCATGGGCTTTTCAGGTTCGATGAGCACGGCTGGACAGTGGAAAATAGTCAACTGGCTTATGGAAAACCGCTTCATCGACGTTCTCGTTTCTACAGGCGCAAATGTTTCTGAGGACATTGTGGATGCTATGGGTTTTGGATATTGGCAGGGAAGCCACATGGTGAACGATGAGGCGCTTCTAAAGGCTGACATAAACAGGTATTATGACGTGTTTGGCAAGGAATCTGATTACAGGAAAATGGAAGAGTTGATGACTGATTTTCTGTTAACGTTGCGAATGGACTTCACATACTCTTCTATGGAGCTTCTTTACTTGTTCGGCAAGTGGCTCAGCAAAAAAGGAATAAAAAGCATAGCTGCAGTGGCGGCGGAAAATAACGTGCCAATTTTCTGTCCTGCAATTTCCGACAGCGCTTACGGCGAAGCCTTCTTAATGGCTAAAAACATGGGACACCCAATCGTAGTAGATTCAGTTAAAGAGTTCGACCAGTTTGTGGGCATAGGTGAAAAAACAAAAGATATAGGAGTCGTCTACATAGGCGGAGGCGTACCCAAAGACTTCACGCAACTAATTGCAATATCTGTCTCGCCGAAAACCATGGACAAGGGTGTGCCTGGAAGGGAAGGTTTCAAACGCAAAAGCGTCCAAGAATACTATTACCCGCACAAATACGCAATACAAATCACAACCGACTCACCTCAATGGGGTGGCTTGTCCGGCTGCACCTTAGAAGAAGCAGTTAGTTGGGGCAAAATCCACAGTGAAGGAAAAAAAGCCGTCTGCTACTGCGACGCAACAATCGCTTTGCCACTCATAACGCATGCGTTAAATGAAAGAGTGAAAGCTAAAAGGAAAGCGCCGGACCTTTCGTGGCTTTTCAGCCAAGTCGTATAG
- a CDS encoding RimK family alpha-L-glutamate ligase → MVNIGLANIACFVEKYNFTDPKEAKALENFKFTAEKLGHNFNFMFRENLLEIPKYDAVFIRATTDPLFTAYIVSKTAWETGLKVVDDPKSIQICGNKIHLYSLFEKYDVPRIPTIIINKDDFHHKRILEIFRTFGRPVVVKAPYTSFSRYVEKVACETSFREVAKRFFRKSDVLAVQKFTPTAFDWRVGVLNGEVLYVCKYMVPKGRWKHGAKRRGKPSFVWGRTVSLKKENAPAKLKETALKACAVVGNGLYGVDIKEVDGNYLVVEVNDNPSIYAGQEDLRNKDVYEKIIKYLID, encoded by the coding sequence ATGGTGAACATCGGATTGGCTAACATCGCCTGTTTTGTCGAGAAATATAATTTTACAGACCCAAAAGAAGCCAAAGCGCTCGAGAATTTCAAGTTTACAGCGGAAAAACTGGGTCACAATTTCAATTTCATGTTTCGAGAGAATCTTCTGGAAATTCCAAAGTACGACGCTGTTTTTATTAGAGCAACGACAGACCCGCTTTTTACTGCATACATAGTTTCCAAGACCGCTTGGGAGACTGGCTTAAAAGTTGTCGACGACCCAAAATCGATACAAATCTGCGGAAACAAAATTCACCTTTATTCACTCTTTGAGAAGTACGATGTCCCACGCATCCCAACAATCATCATCAACAAAGACGACTTCCACCACAAACGCATATTAGAAATCTTCAGAACATTCGGAAGACCAGTCGTAGTCAAAGCGCCATACACGAGCTTCTCAAGATACGTGGAAAAAGTCGCCTGCGAAACAAGTTTCCGTGAAGTTGCAAAAAGATTTTTCAGAAAATCCGATGTTTTGGCTGTGCAAAAGTTTACGCCAACCGCTTTTGACTGGAGAGTCGGCGTGTTAAACGGCGAGGTTTTATATGTTTGCAAATACATGGTGCCGAAAGGAAGATGGAAACACGGCGCCAAACGCCGCGGTAAGCCCAGTTTTGTTTGGGGTAGAACCGTATCGCTTAAAAAAGAAAACGCGCCGGCTAAATTGAAAGAGACAGCGCTTAAAGCATGTGCGGTTGTTGGAAATGGACTTTATGGAGTGGACATCAAAGAGGTTGATGGCAACTATCTTGTGGTAGAGGTTAACGACAACCCAAGCATATATGCGGGACAAGAAGACTTGCGAAACAAGGATGTGTACGAGAAAATAATAAAATACTTAATAGACTAG
- a CDS encoding class I SAM-dependent methyltransferase: protein MHPDFQKIFAAPGSLKPLKYDGTRYGVQWKDGVLKTADGLVLFPVREGIPDFVPTSVPAWSEKDIDEIRKGDWIRRNWESQIERMQTNLKHKEFCKNIAEYNGLILDVASGPGGGNMPGIVYINSEAKVLMSDLSAKVLHEWQLYLKTHDLGVNVSFAAFDATNMPIHSNSFDIVTSYGGFSNIPNTDKALVETYRILKKRGLLYVCEGKITQESFSKLPKNVQIKWREKISHLKTNYEELIKKAGFSITSYFENAEKALSPDEADLPAMAAKYGVILYYVNCYICAEKK, encoded by the coding sequence TTGCATCCAGATTTTCAGAAAATTTTCGCTGCGCCTGGTTCCCTCAAGCCTTTAAAATATGATGGAACAAGGTACGGTGTCCAGTGGAAAGACGGTGTTCTCAAAACAGCTGATGGGCTGGTACTCTTCCCTGTGCGAGAGGGCATTCCAGATTTTGTTCCCACCTCTGTTCCAGCGTGGAGCGAAAAGGACATTGACGAGATTAGAAAAGGTGACTGGATTAGACGCAATTGGGAGAGCCAAATAGAGCGAATGCAAACTAATCTTAAGCACAAAGAATTTTGCAAAAACATTGCAGAATATAACGGTTTAATTCTTGATGTCGCCTCGGGACCAGGCGGCGGAAACATGCCTGGAATCGTTTACATCAACTCGGAAGCCAAAGTATTAATGAGCGATTTAAGCGCTAAAGTGCTTCACGAGTGGCAGTTATACTTGAAAACGCATGATTTAGGCGTTAACGTGAGCTTTGCCGCTTTCGATGCCACCAACATGCCAATACACTCCAATTCATTTGATATAGTCACTAGCTATGGAGGGTTCAGCAACATTCCAAACACGGACAAAGCCTTGGTCGAAACTTATCGGATATTAAAGAAGAGAGGTTTATTATATGTCTGTGAAGGGAAGATAACACAAGAAAGTTTTTCAAAACTTCCGAAAAATGTGCAGATTAAATGGAGAGAGAAAATTTCGCACCTAAAGACCAACTATGAAGAGTTAATAAAAAAAGCCGGATTTTCCATTACAAGCTACTTTGAAAATGCCGAAAAAGCATTGAGTCCCGATGAAGCTGATCTTCCTGCAATGGCAGCGAAATACGGAGTAATATTGTATTATGTGAATTGCTATATCTGTGCAGAGAAAAAATAA
- a CDS encoding class I SAM-dependent methyltransferase gives MLTEWNEILREEWYSREEPDEIVVNFANSLKKKRQVIRVLDLGCGAGRHLVFLSKQRFEAHGVDVSETGLTLTKEKLRRQNLEVYLAKCDMKNLPHVNSCFDAVVCLHTIYHQRLEGIQKTIFEIQRILRQEGLLLINFLSKRTYSYGKGIEIEENTFTEQSGVEAGVLHHFTDEKEIRYLFKNFKILNLQLVEKTVEGKLRSRWILTAKT, from the coding sequence ATGTTGACAGAATGGAATGAGATATTGCGTGAAGAATGGTATAGTCGAGAAGAACCTGACGAAATTGTTGTTAATTTTGCAAATTCGCTCAAAAAGAAAAGACAAGTAATACGAGTATTAGATTTAGGATGTGGCGCAGGAAGACATCTAGTTTTTCTGTCAAAACAAAGATTTGAAGCTCACGGCGTAGACGTTTCGGAAACAGGCTTAACCTTAACTAAAGAAAAATTGAGAAGACAAAATTTAGAAGTTTACCTTGCAAAGTGTGATATGAAAAATCTGCCTCATGTAAACTCATGCTTTGACGCGGTAGTTTGCCTTCATACTATTTATCACCAAAGACTAGAGGGCATTCAAAAAACAATATTTGAAATTCAAAGAATATTGCGGCAAGAAGGATTATTGTTGATAAATTTTCTTTCTAAAAGGACTTATAGTTATGGAAAAGGCATTGAAATTGAAGAAAATACGTTTACAGAGCAGAGTGGTGTCGAAGCGGGTGTTCTTCACCATTTCACTGACGAAAAAGAAATACGATATCTTTTCAAAAACTTCAAAATTCTTAACTTGCAATTAGTCGAGAAAACAGTTGAAGGCAAACTTCGCAGCCGCTGGATACTAACAGCAAAGACATAA
- the deoC gene encoding deoxyribose-phosphate aldolase, with product MSKEELAKMIDSTNVKATATKSEIEKLCREAAEYGFRCAVVNPFYVKLAASILKGSSVKVCSTVGFPVGVSLPEIKALEAVKAVEDGAEELDMVINLNAMKSGDYEAVKRDIAAVVDVKRLSEDIIVKVIIETTFLTRDEKIIACKLAKEAGADFVKTSTGLFGKGATTEDVRLMRQTVGKHMGVKAAGGIRTYADAIAMIEAGANRIGTSTALQIIQGVP from the coding sequence ATTTCAAAGGAAGAATTAGCCAAAATGATAGATTCCACAAACGTGAAGGCAACAGCTACAAAAAGCGAAATTGAAAAGCTATGCAGAGAAGCCGCAGAATATGGTTTTCGCTGCGCAGTTGTCAACCCATTTTACGTGAAACTTGCCGCTTCAATCCTTAAAGGCTCAAGCGTCAAGGTCTGCTCAACTGTCGGGTTCCCAGTCGGCGTTTCACTGCCAGAAATAAAAGCTTTGGAGGCAGTTAAAGCAGTTGAAGATGGTGCAGAAGAGTTAGACATGGTCATCAATTTGAACGCAATGAAATCTGGCGATTACGAGGCTGTGAAGCGAGATATTGCAGCGGTTGTAGACGTTAAACGGCTGTCTGAAGACATCATTGTCAAAGTCATAATAGAAACCACTTTTCTAACCAGAGACGAGAAAATAATTGCGTGTAAACTCGCTAAAGAAGCGGGAGCGGATTTCGTGAAGACGTCAACGGGCTTGTTTGGTAAAGGTGCAACAACAGAAGATGTAAGGTTGATGCGACAGACTGTTGGCAAACACATGGGCGTTAAAGCAGCGGGCGGAATAAGAACATATGCCGACGCAATCGCCATGATAGAAGCTGGCGCAAACAGAATAGGAACAAGCACGGCATTGCAAATAATTCAAGGAGTGCCGTAA
- a CDS encoding arginine--tRNA ligase, translating into MTSANPFAEFRSECEKILAEAFKKAFPEIQMPELTFERPPVPEYGQLASSVCFELAKKIGKNPLDVAKLLTKTIKKSKLDLTERVEPAGAGYVNFHVDFAKFSALTVNSVMQFDADYGFVKTEKPQKIIVEHTSANPAHPIHIGTARNPMLGDSLARILNARGHTVFRHFYVDDVGRQTAVMAYGYEKLGKPKPSEKPDHFIGKIYTITSCIVEINRLKRELDRAKTVSATKEIAKINRELDEWMAVAVELKEKHPDLFEKLLEKISKDADPESEIGRLNRAYETGEEKAKKLVREVVELCIRGFTETLSRAGVIFDSWDWESDYVWNGKVSEVIQRLKTTSYVFTLGGVLEFDADKVARNYGLKAKLCLREDYEIPPLTLVRADGTTLYTTRDIAYTLWKFERADKYINVIGMEQTLAQLQLKIALHAIGYGKHAENLVHFAYNLVSLPGYKMSSRRGHYIMFDEVMNEAVERAYEEVSKRSPRLSEKEKRDIAEFVGIGAVRYALVEVDPSKPVVFTWDRVLNFEKNSAPYIQYTHARACSILRKAERKPEKPDYKLLKEPLEHEIVLSLASFPDTFIEASEYLKPNMIADFANALADKFNTFYNAFPVIKAQPKGLSDARLALTDAVRIVLRNALNLIGIKAPEKM; encoded by the coding sequence ATGACTTCAGCGAATCCCTTTGCCGAATTTCGCAGCGAATGCGAGAAAATCCTAGCAGAGGCTTTTAAGAAAGCTTTTCCAGAAATCCAAATGCCCGAGTTAACTTTTGAAAGACCGCCAGTTCCAGAGTATGGACAGCTTGCGTCTTCTGTATGTTTTGAGCTTGCCAAGAAAATCGGCAAAAATCCACTCGACGTAGCTAAATTGCTAACTAAAACTATTAAAAAATCCAAATTAGACTTAACTGAACGTGTGGAGCCCGCTGGGGCTGGATACGTAAACTTTCACGTAGATTTTGCAAAGTTTTCAGCGTTAACCGTTAACTCAGTTATGCAGTTTGATGCAGACTACGGTTTTGTCAAAACCGAAAAACCACAAAAAATCATCGTGGAACACACAAGCGCAAACCCAGCCCATCCCATACACATTGGAACCGCCAGAAATCCCATGCTAGGCGATTCGCTCGCTCGCATACTAAACGCTAGAGGACACACGGTTTTTCGTCATTTTTATGTTGATGATGTTGGTCGGCAAACAGCGGTTATGGCTTATGGTTACGAGAAACTTGGCAAACCAAAACCCTCTGAGAAGCCAGACCACTTTATCGGCAAAATCTACACGATAACAAGCTGCATAGTTGAAATCAACCGCCTAAAAAGAGAGTTAGACCGCGCAAAAACGGTTTCAGCCACGAAAGAAATTGCCAAAATCAACCGTGAATTGGACGAATGGATGGCTGTGGCTGTTGAGCTAAAAGAGAAACATCCAGACCTTTTCGAGAAACTCCTAGAGAAAATAAGCAAAGACGCAGACCCAGAAAGCGAGATTGGAAGGCTAAACAGAGCCTACGAGACGGGAGAAGAAAAAGCAAAAAAGCTCGTGAGAGAAGTTGTTGAGCTCTGCATACGAGGGTTTACTGAAACCCTCAGCCGTGCTGGCGTTATCTTTGATTCGTGGGATTGGGAAAGCGATTACGTATGGAACGGCAAAGTTTCCGAGGTTATTCAAAGACTAAAAACTACATCATACGTTTTCACTTTGGGCGGGGTTCTGGAATTTGATGCAGATAAAGTTGCGAGAAACTATGGTTTGAAGGCTAAGCTTTGCTTGAGAGAAGATTACGAAATTCCGCCTCTGACGCTTGTGCGTGCGGATGGCACAACATTGTACACGACGCGGGACATCGCCTACACTTTGTGGAAGTTTGAACGAGCAGACAAATACATTAACGTTATAGGAATGGAGCAAACTCTCGCTCAATTACAACTGAAAATCGCGTTGCACGCCATAGGCTATGGCAAGCATGCTGAAAATCTAGTACACTTCGCCTATAATCTCGTTTCTTTGCCCGGTTACAAGATGAGCAGTCGAAGAGGACACTACATAATGTTTGACGAAGTAATGAACGAAGCAGTGGAACGCGCTTACGAAGAAGTTTCGAAGCGCTCTCCACGATTGTCTGAAAAAGAAAAAAGAGACATTGCAGAGTTTGTTGGCATAGGCGCTGTCCGCTACGCGCTGGTTGAAGTTGACCCTTCCAAACCCGTCGTGTTCACGTGGGACCGCGTACTGAACTTCGAAAAAAACAGCGCACCCTACATTCAGTACACACACGCAAGAGCATGCAGCATCCTACGCAAAGCCGAAAGAAAACCTGAAAAACCAGACTACAAGCTACTGAAAGAGCCACTTGAACACGAAATAGTCTTGTCACTTGCAAGTTTTCCAGACACTTTCATCGAAGCATCAGAATATCTCAAGCCAAACATGATTGCTGACTTCGCTAACGCTTTAGCGGATAAATTCAACACTTTCTACAACGCGTTTCCCGTGATAAAAGCTCAACCGAAAGGGCTCAGCGACGCAAGACTAGCCTTAACGGATGCTGTCAGAATTGTGTTGAGAAATGCTCTCAACTTAATTGGGATTAAGGCGCCGGAGAAAATGTAG
- a CDS encoding histone deacetylase has product MRTKIIFSEKCLGYGHYHIEGPERVRKAAEILKNLGYEFLEPEPASEDDLLRAHDADYVWGVRKGLVADGDTPAYDNIFEFARLSAGGAILAAKVGGFSIMRPPGHHAGVNGAALGAYTRGFCYFNNIAIAVKHLNKPTLILDIDGHHGNGTQEIFLGNEKVTYISLHRHPNYPGTGIFHEGNCLNFPLPPDCGDEAHIATLDKALSSVDLERFEVVAVSAGFDTHTGDLASLGLTEKAYREIGKRIAKLGRHTFFVLEGGYNGENVGNDINALLKAYESSI; this is encoded by the coding sequence ATGCGAACTAAAATCATCTTTTCCGAAAAATGCTTAGGGTACGGGCATTATCATATTGAAGGGCCGGAGAGAGTTAGGAAGGCCGCGGAGATTTTGAAAAATCTCGGATATGAGTTTTTGGAGCCTGAACCCGCCAGTGAGGATGATTTGCTGCGTGCGCATGATGCGGATTATGTTTGGGGTGTTAGGAAAGGTTTGGTTGCTGACGGAGACACTCCAGCTTATGACAATATTTTTGAGTTCGCTCGATTATCGGCTGGTGGAGCAATACTGGCAGCTAAAGTTGGCGGTTTCTCGATTATGCGTCCGCCTGGACACCATGCCGGCGTGAACGGCGCAGCCTTAGGCGCTTACACTCGAGGATTCTGCTACTTCAACAACATCGCAATTGCAGTAAAACACCTAAACAAGCCAACGCTGATTCTGGACATAGACGGACACCACGGCAATGGCACGCAAGAGATTTTCTTAGGCAACGAAAAAGTCACCTACATTTCCCTACACAGACACCCAAATTATCCGGGCACAGGCATTTTCCATGAAGGAAACTGCTTGAATTTTCCGTTGCCGCCGGACTGTGGAGACGAAGCGCATATAGCAACGCTTGATAAGGCGTTGAGTTCGGTTGATTTGGAACGGTTTGAAGTGGTTGCGGTTTCCGCTGGGTTTGACACTCACACGGGAGATTTAGCGAGTCTTGGGCTTACAGAGAAAGCCTACAGAGAGATTGGAAAAAGAATTGCCAAGCTAGGAAGGCACACATTTTTTGTGTTGGAAGGCGGATACAATGGAGAAAACGTGGGAAACGATATAAACGCGCTGTTAAAGGCTTATGAAAGTTCAATTTAG
- a CDS encoding deoxyhypusine synthase: MSLKNSVEDYEFSERMTVDALVKQMERAWGFTAGKLAVGVEILERMVRMRECVKFLSFTGNLVATGTRGVFKEFAKNKLVDVIVTTCGALDHDIARCWKNYYKGSFVMNDAELRRKGMNRLGNVLVPNESYGVVIEEKMQKMLQSLWKEGVKELSSSQLCHEIGERICNESSILYWAAKNKIPVYVPGITDGAVGYQLWLFSQDHNFKINLLKDSSELSDIVYEAKKTGALIVGGGISKHHTLWWNQFREGLDYAVYISTADEWDGSLSGARPREAVSWGKISAKAKRIMIEGDASLILPIMISSLINRLKKSPIRLG; the protein is encoded by the coding sequence ATGTCGCTGAAAAATAGTGTTGAAGATTACGAATTTTCGGAGAGAATGACTGTTGATGCTCTTGTCAAGCAGATGGAGAGGGCGTGGGGTTTTACCGCTGGGAAACTGGCTGTTGGCGTGGAAATTCTGGAACGCATGGTTAGGATGCGTGAGTGTGTGAAGTTTCTTTCTTTCACTGGAAATCTTGTAGCCACAGGAACTAGGGGAGTTTTCAAAGAGTTTGCGAAAAATAAGCTCGTCGACGTTATAGTTACTACTTGCGGAGCCCTTGACCATGACATTGCTAGGTGCTGGAAAAACTACTACAAGGGTTCGTTCGTTATGAACGACGCTGAACTCCGTAGGAAGGGCATGAACCGTTTAGGAAACGTGCTTGTCCCAAACGAAAGCTACGGCGTAGTAATCGAAGAGAAAATGCAGAAGATGCTTCAGAGTTTATGGAAGGAAGGCGTAAAAGAACTCTCATCCAGTCAGTTGTGCCATGAAATTGGAGAAAGAATCTGCAACGAAAGCTCCATTCTCTATTGGGCAGCAAAAAACAAAATACCAGTCTACGTGCCAGGCATAACAGACGGCGCCGTAGGCTATCAACTGTGGCTTTTCTCTCAAGACCACAACTTCAAAATCAACCTATTAAAAGATTCAAGCGAACTCAGCGACATCGTTTACGAAGCGAAAAAAACCGGCGCACTAATAGTAGGCGGAGGCATCTCGAAACATCATACGCTTTGGTGGAACCAGTTCAGAGAAGGCTTAGACTACGCGGTTTACATAAGCACAGCCGACGAGTGGGACGGAAGCCTCTCCGGAGCCAGACCGAGAGAAGCTGTTTCATGGGGAAAAATAAGCGCAAAAGCAAAACGCATAATGATTGAGGGCGACGCTTCGCTTATACTGCCAATAATGATTAGCTCGCTGATAAATAGATTAAAGAAAAGTCCTATACGACTTGGCTGA
- a CDS encoding fructose 1,6-bisphosphatase, whose amino-acid sequence MPQKTTISLIKCDVGSLAGHHIVPKPLLNIAEKNLKKAKEEGLINSYYVFNVGDDLQLLMVHENGEANTNIHKLAWDTFQETANKALELKLYGAGQDLLKTAFSGNIRGMGPGFAEMEIEERGSDPIVVLAADKTSGGAFNYPLFRIFADPMNTAGLVIDPNMNGGFKFEVLDTIENTKVALKCPEEMYELIALIGTVQRYMISRVWRARDNLICAVGSVTRLSQIAGKYIGKDDPVMVIRAQHGLPAVGEILVPFMHSYLVEGWMRGSHWGPIMPVGLKDAKCTAFDGPPRIVALGFQIANGKIASDDNGKPMIADLFDDVAFALARREALEYAAMLRRMGEFEPARLGPEEMEYTTLQQTLEKLKERFESA is encoded by the coding sequence ATGCCACAAAAAACCACAATCTCCCTAATCAAATGTGACGTGGGCTCACTAGCTGGTCACCACATCGTTCCTAAACCCCTTCTCAACATCGCAGAAAAAAACCTCAAAAAAGCAAAAGAAGAAGGCTTGATAAACAGTTACTACGTATTCAACGTTGGAGACGACCTACAACTACTCATGGTACACGAAAACGGAGAAGCAAACACAAACATCCACAAACTCGCTTGGGACACATTCCAAGAAACCGCAAATAAAGCATTAGAACTGAAACTTTACGGTGCTGGGCAAGACCTCCTCAAAACAGCCTTCAGCGGAAACATCCGCGGGATGGGTCCAGGCTTTGCAGAAATGGAAATAGAAGAAAGAGGTTCAGACCCGATCGTGGTATTAGCAGCAGACAAAACTTCAGGTGGAGCATTCAACTATCCACTTTTCCGCATATTCGCCGACCCAATGAACACTGCTGGACTAGTAATCGACCCAAACATGAATGGCGGCTTCAAATTCGAAGTGTTAGACACCATAGAAAACACAAAAGTCGCACTAAAATGCCCAGAAGAAATGTACGAATTAATCGCCCTAATAGGAACAGTACAACGATACATGATTTCACGTGTTTGGCGAGCCAGAGACAACCTAATATGCGCTGTAGGCAGCGTAACCAGACTTTCGCAAATAGCAGGCAAATACATCGGAAAAGACGACCCAGTCATGGTCATACGCGCACAACATGGATTACCAGCAGTAGGCGAAATACTTGTGCCCTTCATGCACAGCTACCTCGTTGAAGGATGGATGCGCGGAAGCCATTGGGGACCCATAATGCCAGTGGGACTGAAAGACGCCAAATGCACAGCTTTTGACGGACCGCCAAGAATCGTTGCATTGGGCTTTCAAATCGCGAACGGTAAAATTGCAAGCGACGACAACGGAAAACCCATGATTGCGGACCTATTCGACGACGTTGCATTTGCCCTAGCAAGACGTGAAGCATTAGAGTATGCAGCTATGCTTAGGCGCATGGGAGAATTTGAACCAGCACGTTTAGGTCCCGAAGAAATGGAATACACAACTTTACAGCAAACTCTAGAAAAACTCAAGGAACGCTTCGAATCAGCTTAG
- a CDS encoding YkgJ family cysteine cluster protein encodes MTTREERQSNFFDVCGSCKISCCQEAYPPITDQRRRIIEAYLKEQKIMIENSFVHVGYTFPRGDTEGYCIFYDKKTRKCQVHPVKPETCVAGPITFDINKKTQKIEWYLKMEKICPLAGKMHKNRPILKKHVESAKKEILRLINQLDAEALQTILKRDEPDTFKIDEDNIEKDILNKLSKK; translated from the coding sequence ATGACTACTAGAGAAGAACGGCAAAGCAACTTCTTTGATGTCTGCGGCTCTTGCAAAATCAGCTGTTGCCAAGAGGCATATCCCCCAATAACAGACCAGCGTAGGCGAATAATCGAAGCGTACTTGAAAGAGCAAAAAATTATGATTGAGAATTCTTTTGTTCACGTGGGCTACACTTTTCCAAGAGGAGACACAGAAGGCTACTGTATATTCTATGACAAAAAAACAAGAAAATGCCAAGTGCATCCTGTAAAACCAGAAACATGCGTCGCCGGCCCAATAACCTTTGACATAAACAAAAAAACCCAAAAAATCGAATGGTACCTTAAAATGGAAAAAATATGCCCATTAGCAGGAAAAATGCACAAAAATCGGCCGATTCTCAAAAAACACGTTGAATCAGCAAAAAAAGAAATTTTAAGACTCATAAACCAGCTTGATGCTGAAGCGCTACAAACTATACTGAAAAGAGACGAACCCGATACGTTCAAAATAGACGAAGACAACATAGAAAAGGACATCTTAAATAAATTATCCAAAAAATGA